The following is a genomic window from Actinomycetota bacterium.
ACATAGGTCTGGATGGCGGTGAGGAAGGCGGCCACGGCGACGCCGGAGAGGATCAGGGTGGTGCTGGTCCGGGCCCCGCCCGAGCGCCCGAGGGCGTAGGCGGCCACCACCCCGGCGACGGCCCCGGCGAAGGCGGCCACCGGCAGCAGGTCGACCACCCAGCCGGAGGTGTCGGGGCCGTGGGCGATGGCCAGGGTGGCCCCGAGCCCGGCCCCGGCGGCCGCCCCGAGCAGGTACGGGTCGGCCAGGGGGTTGCGGAACACCCCCTGGTAGGCGGCCCCGGCCAGGGCCAGCATGGCCCCGACGAGCCCGCCCAGGACCACCCGGGGCAGCCGCAGCTGCCACAGGATGGCTGTCTCCGGGGCCGACAGGCCCGAGGTGGTGTCGACCAGCGGCAGCCGGTCGGCCAGCTCGACCAGGACGGCGCCGGGGTCGAGCCGGACCGGGCCGACCAGGACGGCCAGCAGGGCCGCCCCGGCCAGGACGGCGCAGGCGGCCAGCAGCGGGCCGGCCCGGAGCCGGGCCGGGCCCGGCCCGGGCGCGACGGGGAGGTCGTGCCCGGGCCGGCGCTCGGTGACGGTCACGAAGCGACCGCCTCCGCGGCCTGGACCTTGGCGGCGATCACCTTCAGGAAGTCGACCACCCGGGGCCCCCAGCGGGAGGCCACGTCGTCGTCCAGCTCGACCACGCCGCCGGTCTTGACGGCCGTGACCTGGTCCCAGCCGTCCCTGGCGGCGACCGTCCTGGCCGACTGGCCGCAGCACTTGGTGTCGGCCAGGAAGATCAGGTCGGGGTCGGCCTTGATCACGTACTCGGCCGACAGCTGCGGGTAGCCGGTGCCCTCCTTGTCGGCCGGATCGGCGATGTTCTCCAGGCCGAGCTGGGCGTACAGCTGGCCGATGAAGGTCTTGGAGGTGGCCGTGTACAGGTTCTTGTCCAGCTCGTGGTAGTAGGTCAGGGGCCGCTCGGGCCGGTCGGCGCCGGCGATCTTCTCGATCTCGGCCCGCATCGTCGCCGCCAGCTGCCCGGCCTCGGCCTCATGCCCGGTGGCCTGGCCGAGCTCCTCGAGCTGGGCGTAGGTGTCGTCCAGCTTGGTCGCCGCCGGCTGCTGCAGGGCCGGGATGCCGAGCTTGGAGAGGCCGGCGGCCAGCTCCCCGGGGTCGTCGGAGTAGACGACCAGGTCGGGCTTGTAGCCGGCGATGGCCTCGATGTTCGGCTCGTAGGCCGACAGCTCGGTCTTGGGGGCCTCCTTGGGGTAGTTGGAGTTGCTGTCGACGGCCACGACCTGCCCGCCGGCGCCGATGGCGAACAGCATCTCGGTCGCGGTCGGCGACAGCGACACGATCCGCTGGGGCGCCGGCTTGGCCTCCTCCGAGGCCGGCCCGTCCTGGCCGCAGCCGGCCAGCACCAGGGCCAGGAGCAGCAGCGCCAGGCCGCCGGTCCGGTAGCGGTGTCTCCTCATCCATCCTCCTCTCGGTCGGAGGATGCGAGGCTCGTGTGGGAACCGAGGCATAACCCGCCCTTCCTCCGAGGACTGAGCTTGCGGCCACGGAGGCAGGCGACCTGGCTCGTCCCCGCCGGGGAAGGGGGCGGGGCCTCACAGTTGCGGGACAGCGCCGGGTTCACACCGGACTTCGCTGGTCCCCGTGGCACCCGGCGGAGGCGCCGGGCGCGCCGAGTATATGACAGACTCCGCCCATGACAGGTGCGACAAGACGGACGCTCGACACGATTCTGGACGCCATGCTCGACGCGTTTCCGTCCCAGGGCCGGGAGCTGGGCCTTCGCATCTACGAGGGGCGGGTCGACGACCTCTCCCCCGCCGGGCTGCGCCGCCGGGCCGCCGAGCGCCGCCGCCACCTGGCCGAGCTGGCCGCCCTGCCCGCGGGCGACGGGCAGGAGGCGGCCGACCGCGACCACCTCGCCCTCGTCCTGGCCGAGGAGGAGCTGCTGCTGGCCCGGCGCGAGCAGGCCCGGCGCGATCCGCTGTGGGCGGGTCGGGTCCTCGGGGTGACCTCGTACCTGTCCGGCCCGGAGGCGACGGCGGCCGAGCGGGCCGACGGCCTGCGCCGGCACCTGGAGCAGGTCCCCGACGCCCTCGACGGCCTGGCCGCCGGGCTGGAGGAGGTGCCGCTGGCCTTCCGGGAGGCGGCCGCCGACGTCCTCGGTGGCTACGCCAGCTTCTACCGGACCGAGGTCGCCGCCCTGGCCGGGGCCGCGGCGGCCGAGCCGGCGGCGGCCGCGGTGGAGCGGTACGCCGCCGCGGTGGCCGCCCAGGACGGGCCGCCGCTGGCGCCCTGGGGGCCGGCCGACTTCGCCGAGCTGGTGCGGGTGCGGACCGGCACCGCCCTCGACCCGGCCGGGCTGCTGGCCAGGGGCCGGGCCGAGGCCGACCGGCAGCTGGCCGCCCAGTGGGAGGCGGCCGCCCTGGCCGGCGGAACCCCGGCCGAGGTGCGCACCCGGGCTGCCAAAGGCGCCCCGGCGGCGACCGAGCTGCTGGACGCGGCCCGGGCGTCGGTGGCCGAGTGCCGGCAGTTCGTGGTCGACAGCGGCTTCCTGTCCCTGCCCGGCGACGAGCCGCCACAGTTGGAGGCGGCCCCGCCGTACCTGCGCGGCGCCCTCGCCTTCCACGACGCCCCGGGGCCGTTCGACCCGGCACC
Proteins encoded in this region:
- a CDS encoding iron ABC transporter permease, which produces MLAACAVLAGAALLAVLVGPVRLDPGAVLVELADRLPLVDTTSGLSAPETAILWQLRLPRVVLGGLVGAMLALAGAAYQGVFRNPLADPYLLGAAAGAGLGATLAIAHGPDTSGWVVDLLPVAAFAGAVAGVVAAYALGRSGGARTSTTLILSGVAVAAFLTAIQTYVQQRESETLREVYGWILGRLTTAGWREVALMAPYALASTVVILLHGRLIDVLAVGDDEASSLGVRAPRVRLVVVAGATLATAAAVAVSGLIGFVGIIVPHTVRLVVGSSYRLLAPLSLVAGAAFLILADLAARTVMAPAELPIGVVTAFVGAPFFALVLRSARRAP
- a CDS encoding ABC transporter substrate-binding protein, which codes for MRRHRYRTGGLALLLLALVLAGCGQDGPASEEAKPAPQRIVSLSPTATEMLFAIGAGGQVVAVDSNSNYPKEAPKTELSAYEPNIEAIAGYKPDLVVYSDDPGELAAGLSKLGIPALQQPAATKLDDTYAQLEELGQATGHEAEAGQLAATMRAEIEKIAGADRPERPLTYYHELDKNLYTATSKTFIGQLYAQLGLENIADPADKEGTGYPQLSAEYVIKADPDLIFLADTKCCGQSARTVAARDGWDQVTAVKTGGVVELDDDVASRWGPRVVDFLKVIAAKVQAAEAVAS
- a CDS encoding DUF885 family protein → MTGATRRTLDTILDAMLDAFPSQGRELGLRIYEGRVDDLSPAGLRRRAAERRRHLAELAALPAGDGQEAADRDHLALVLAEEELLLARREQARRDPLWAGRVLGVTSYLSGPEATAAERADGLRRHLEQVPDALDGLAAGLEEVPLAFREAAADVLGGYASFYRTEVAALAGAAAAEPAAAAVERYAAAVAAQDGPPLAPWGPADFAELVRVRTGTALDPAGLLARGRAEADRQLAAQWEAAALAGGTPAEVRTRAAKGAPAATELLDAARASVAECRQFVVDSGFLSLPGDEPPQLEAAPPYLRGALAFHDAPGPFDPAPPSSFRYYLTPPLPEWDRERTGRWLALFEPNILAVCTLHETYPGHHAHELHLRPAPSRVATALYNEILGEGWAHYCEEAAFDAGFRAGDPEAEVAMRTDALVRAARLLCAVGMHTQGMTLEEATAEFETTAGLDPDHARLEAVRGTWDPGYFGYTLGKLEILALRDRVGGDLRRFHDRLLAYGTPPPAIAARRLLPA